One window of Vanessa atalanta chromosome 9, ilVanAtal1.2, whole genome shotgun sequence genomic DNA carries:
- the LOC125066154 gene encoding putative uncharacterized protein DDB_G0282133, translating to MECDENGRQRTLPAATCGRGVKRKCRIDQENILQLAIAPSLSDANHSHSMRVNLVPYCPPEQPLSTANVQPADHPFMNNMDEISYWVYTKRAPCLYNYDNVVKKQIDQPHCSKTKPASVQSACEEVPSPKTKKRKLKLLDDDSVSTEKQQHVYFETPKGEKQKTAPSSCKSEAIASNIDFNIKNSPQQNTTKRIKLQRNCQTTSQKKNKLITSTPKATNLRRSLRKAQQNHNNSFEIFNSNANNGVKEEKQEQSEKGELQVSHCVEQTDNKGKLTTDKDKSAAGLNGQFEDLSDVSGFTANYIRSTKIHSSKTPRKLRSRNSRNLIKDAKPNVTSESEKMLVCVNKSMNTQLPDTTVQNCSTDSSQNVINLVSVKNNDKSSRVNKSTSLLKFMDTKGSASNNKIDKQGGKNNLNVSFQSKSSGTSRYPRRKRNNLPGDSEQNCTQINSTTLNSLGTRHNGRRSNRLHNSNKKENSQDRITSRTRSGRKIGRPLGLEESGCSMLQLNNSSEPVSSSVAINMATPTKRSKNVNNSSVRCLRNRRCRDKSGQELCKNSVSDKSDKKNEDNAHGSALQSSTPRRIGRVKKLTDKTSLSLRRDSLRDRSGFAACFSDSDSDSEPLKQRKFFC from the coding sequence ATGGAATGTGATGAAAATGGGCGACAGCGTACATTACCGGCAGCGACTTGCGGCCGTGGAGTCAAGCGAAAGTGCCGAATTGATCAAGAGAATATCTTGCAGCTGGCGATCGCCCCTTCACTGTCTGACGCGAATCATTCACACTCAATGCGCGTCAATCTGGTGCCGTATTGCCCGCCAGAGCAACCCCTTTCCACCGCCAACGTTCAGCCAGCAGACCATCCCTTTATGAACAATATGGATGAGATATCTTATTGGGTCTACACAAAACGAGCTCCTTGCCTATATAACTATGATAATGTTGTCAAGAAACAAATTGATCAACCTCACTGTTCCAAAACAAAACCTGCAAGTGTTCAGAGTGCTTGTGAGGAGGTGCCTTCACcgaaaacaaagaaaagaaaattaaaattactggaTGATGATTCAGTGTCCACAGAAAAGCAGCAACATGTGTACTTTGAAACACCTAAAGGTGAAAAACAAAAGACTGCACCAAGCAGTTGTAAATCAGAGGCAATTGCttcaaatattgattttaatattaaaaattcaccGCAACAGAACACAACTAAAAGAATTAAATTGCAAAGAAATTGTCAAACTACGtcacaaaagaaaaacaaactcaTAACTTCGACACCTAAAGCCACTAACTTGAGAAGAAGCCTCAGAAAGGCTCAACAGAATCATAAcaattcatttgaaattttcaattcaaatgCTAATAATGGTGTAAAAGAAGAAAAACAGGAACAAAGTGAGAAAGGAGAATTGCAGGTATCACATTGTGTTGAACAAACAGATAATAAAGGCAAACTAACAACAGATAAAGACAAAAGTGCAGCTGGACTTAATGGCCAGTTTGAAGATTTGAGTGATGTGTCTGGGTTTACTGCTAATTATATTAGATCTACTAAGATTCACTCCTCGAAAACACCAAGGAAGCTAAGAAGCAGAAATAGTAGAAACCTTATAAAGGATGCAAAACCAAATGTAACTTCTGAGAGTGAGAAGATGTTGGTCTGTGTAAATAAATCTATGAACACACAGCTCCCTGACACAACAGTTCAGAATTGTAGCACAGATTCATCACAGAATGTGATAAATCTTGTATCTGtgaaaaataatgacaaatctAGCAGAGTAAATAAGAGTACTTCACTCTTAAAGTTCATGGACACTAAGGGAAGTGCATCTAACAACAAAATTGATAAGCAAGGGGGTAAGAATAACCTTAATGTCTCGTTTCAGTCTAAAAGTAGTGGCACATCTAGGTACCCTCGGCGAAAGAGGAATAATTTGCCAGGAGACTCGGAACAAAACTGCACTCAGATAAACAGCACCACACTAAACTCTCTAGGAACAAGGCATAACGGTCGTAGAAGTAATAGATTACATAATTCTAATAAGAAAGAAAATTCTCAGGATAGAATTACGTCTAGGACAAGGAGTGGAAGAAAAATAGGAAGACCATTGGGTCTTGAAGAGTCTGGCTGCTCTATGCTACAGTTAAACAATTCAAGTGAACCAGTTAGTTCAAGTGTCGCGATAAACATGGCTACTCCCACTAAAAGGAGTAAGAATGTGAACAATTCCTCGGTGAGATGTCTCCGCAACAGGAGGTGTAGGGACAAAAGTGGACAAGAATTGTGTAAAAACTCGGTCAGTGACaaaagtgataaaaaaaatgaagacaATGCACATGGTTCCGCTTTACAGTCATCAACACCGAGACGTATTGGGcgtgtaaaaaaattaacggaCAAAACTAGCTTATCATTGCGGAGGGACTCCTTAAGAGATAGAAGTGGTTTCGCGGCTTGTTTCTCAGACAGTGACAGTGACAGTGAGCCTTTAAAACAACGGAAATTCTTCTGTTAG
- the LOC125066153 gene encoding protein lethal(2)denticleless, with amino-acid sequence MNDVQNIIDRQLGIYSRFNYDNVLKRLSVQNEESFYGLQTASSAANFDQDPPIFACRFSEAPGYEHILALANEDGRVAIQDTRTQKTASTLEGFQCHNNAVFDLAWMPQNMKFVTVSGDHTACLWDVAEAAPRRVLVFSNHTRSVKTAAFRPTEPSVFATGARDGRVLVWDARAAAPALVLRPDVCLAGCHAFAPRASPRARRPRADPRRALSITGLAFRDDLTLVSCGECDGNIKVWDMRKNYGVYKREPLPKHSIPYCGSSARNGYTNLIIDDARVRLYASCMDDVIYCFNVSTFGSLPEQRYVGHENSTFYIKTGLSPDGAYLVSGSSDKNAYVWNVKYSQPVVRLSGHRAEVTCAAWCQRGDTKIVTCSDDARHKIWRVGPEAPADEAAGRAELTPRADGGPQWGARDRTPHALRRRGASPASPAPPAPPAKRARAGPKRCLAELLGARDADAADAKRPRIEAAPDGDARKRPAAPEPEPEPEPVKRRRSEPERDADDWPYFAAKAGTSFVTPPRSYERKGGKVLSPRSPPSPRPPARSPDGDSRGAVKIITFTTPTKNLPNFVLNGEAPHLRLMSPVKKKPETTDWLTLMVRERRGKTSEPNERLNVAAPSSPKENVPARRNSVTDRITKSNNKNRTLLKYFSVAKKEK; translated from the exons ATGAACGacgttcaaaatattattgaccGTCAACTTGGGATTT ATTCTCGCTTCAACTATGATAATGTTTTAAAGAGGCTATCGGTACAAAACGAGGAATCATTTTACGGACTACAAACCGCCAGTTCGGCAGCTAACTTTGACCAAGATCCTCCGATTTTTGCATGTCGTTTTTCTGAAGCTCCAGGCTACGAACACATCCTTGCACTCGCTAACGAGGATGGCCGCGTTGCTATTCAG GACACCAGAACACAGAAAACTGCAAGCACATTGGAAGGCTTCCAGTGCCACAACAATGCCGTCTTTGACCTGGCATGGATGCCACAGAACATGAAGTTTGTCACCGTGTCAG GCGACCACACGGCGTGCCTGTGGGACGTGGCGGAGGCGGCGCCGCGGCGCGTGCTGGTGTTCTCCAACCACACGCGCTCCGTGAAGACGGCGGCCTTCCGGCCCACGGAGCCCAGCGTGTTCGCCACGGGCGCGCGCGACGGCCGCGTGCTGGTGTGGgacgcgcgcgccgccgcgcccgcgctcgTGCTGCGCCCCGACGTGTGCCTGGCGGGCTGCCACGCCTTCGCGCCGCGCGCCTCGCCCCGCGCGCGCCGCCCCCGCGCCGACCCGCGCCGCGCGCTCAGCATCACGGGCCTGGCCTTCCGCGACGACCTCACGCTCGTGTCGTGCGGCGAGTGCGACGGCAACATCAAGGTGTGGGACATGCGCAAGAACTACGGCGTCTACAAGCGCGAGCCGCTGCCGAAGCACTCGATCCCCTACTGCGGCAGCTCCGCGAGGAACGGCTACACGAACCTGATCATCGACGACGCCCGCGTGCGCCTCTACGCGAGCTGCATGGACGACGTCATCTACTGCTTCAACGTGTCGACGTTCGGCTCGCTGCCCGAGCAGCGGTACGTCGGCCACGAGAACAGCACGTTCTACATCAAGACCGGCCTCAGCCCCGACGGCGCGTACCTCGTCAGCGGCAGCAGCGACAAGAACGCGTACGTGTGGAACGTCAAGTACTCGCAGCCGGTGGTGCGGCTGAGCGGGCACCGCGCCGAGGTGACGTGCGCGGCGTGGTGCCAGCGCGGCGACACCAAGATCGTGACGTGCAGCGACGACGCGCGCCACAAGATCTGGCGCGTGGGGCCCGAGGCGCCCGCCGACGAGGCGGCCGGCCGCGCCGAGCTCACCCCGCGCGCCGACGGCGGCCCGCAGTGGGGCGCGCGCGACCGCACGCCGCACGCGCTGCGCCGCCGCGGAGCCTCGCCCGcctcgcccgcgccgcccgcgccgcccgccaaGCGCGCGCGCGCCGGGCCCAAGCGCTGCCTGGCCGAGCTGCTGGGCGCGCGCGACGCCGACGCGGCCGACGCCAAGCGCCCGCGCATCGAAGCCGCGCCCGACGGGGACGCGCGCAAGCGGCCGGCCGCGCCGGAGCCGGAGCCGGAGCCGGAGCCGGTCAAGCGGCGCCGCTCGGAGCCGGAGCGCGACGCCGACGACTGGCCGTACTTCGCGGCGAAGGCGGGCACGTCGTTCGTGACGCCGCCCCGGAGCTACGAGAGGAAGGGCGGCAAGGTGCTGTCCCCGCGGAGCCCCCCCTCGCCGCGCCCGCCGGCCCGCTCGCCCGACGGGGACTCCCGCGGGGCGGTCAAGATCATCACCTTCACGACGCCGACCAAGAATTTGCCCAATTTCGTTTTGAACGGGGAGGCGCCCCACCTGAGGCTGATGTCGCCGGTTAAGAAGAAACCGGAGACGACCGACTGGCTCACGCTCATGGTCCGCGAGAGGAGAGGCAAGACGTCGGAACCCAACGAGAGGCTGAACGTCGCGGCTCCGTCCAGTCCGAAGGAGAATGTCCCCGCGCGTAGGAACTCGGTCACAGACAGAATTACGAaatccaataataaaaatagaactttACTCAAATATTTCAGTGTcgccaaaaaagaaaaataa